The proteins below are encoded in one region of Leptotrichia sp. oral taxon 218:
- the rfaE1 gene encoding D-glycero-beta-D-manno-heptose-7-phosphate kinase, giving the protein MISIQRLKEILEKFKSVKIAVIGDMMLDEYLIGKVGRISPEAPVPVVNIEKERFVLGGASNVANNLISLSASVSVYGVVGNDANGEKFIKELEDKKIDSVGIVKDGSRPTIIKSRVLAQGQQLLRLDWEKDIDISSENQDKILELLEEDLKNIDAILLSDYNKGLLTERLSKKIIKLAKENGKVVMVDPKPQNFKNYIGATSITPNKKEILDYFGMKKFSSEEEIVEKLEQLKKELELENVVLTRSEEGVSLFETEHKRIPTVAREVYDVTGAGDTFISTFLLARCAGADLYEAGEIANMASGIVVAKIGTATATKEEILDFYETVQEHL; this is encoded by the coding sequence ATGATTTCAATTCAAAGGCTTAAAGAGATACTTGAGAAGTTTAAAAGTGTAAAAATTGCTGTTATTGGGGATATGATGCTAGACGAATATCTTATTGGAAAAGTTGGAAGAATTTCTCCTGAAGCACCGGTTCCTGTAGTGAACATTGAAAAAGAGCGATTTGTATTAGGTGGAGCTTCAAATGTAGCTAATAATTTAATTTCACTATCAGCAAGTGTGTCGGTATATGGAGTCGTGGGAAATGATGCAAATGGTGAAAAATTTATAAAAGAGCTGGAAGATAAAAAAATTGACTCAGTTGGAATTGTGAAAGATGGTTCTCGACCGACGATAATTAAAAGTAGGGTTTTAGCACAAGGGCAGCAGTTACTTCGACTAGATTGGGAAAAAGATATTGATATTTCATCTGAAAACCAAGATAAAATTTTAGAATTGTTAGAAGAAGATTTGAAAAATATAGATGCAATTTTGTTATCTGATTATAATAAAGGACTTCTAACAGAAAGACTTTCCAAAAAAATTATAAAACTTGCCAAAGAAAATGGAAAAGTTGTAATGGTAGACCCAAAACCTCAAAATTTTAAAAATTATATTGGGGCAACTTCAATAACACCTAACAAAAAAGAGATTTTAGACTATTTTGGAATGAAAAAATTTTCTAGCGAAGAAGAAATTGTAGAAAAATTAGAGCAGTTAAAAAAAGAGTTGGAACTTGAAAATGTTGTACTTACGAGAAGTGAAGAAGGAGTTTCACTTTTTGAGACGGAACATAAAAGAATACCGACGGTGGCAAGAGAAGTTTACGATGTGACAGGAGCAGGAGATACATTTATTTCGACTTTTCTTTTAGCAAGATGTGCAGGAGCTGATTTGTATGAAGCTGGAGAAATTGCAAATATGGCTTCAGGAATAGTTGTGGCTAAAATTGGAACAGCAACTGCGACAAAAGAAGAAATTTTAGATTTTTATGAAACCGTGCAAGAACATTTATAA